One genomic region from Harpia harpyja isolate bHarHar1 chromosome 1, bHarHar1 primary haplotype, whole genome shotgun sequence encodes:
- the ACKR4 gene encoding LOW QUALITY PROTEIN: atypical chemokine receptor 4 (The sequence of the model RefSeq protein was modified relative to this genomic sequence to represent the inferred CDS: substituted 1 base at 1 genomic stop codon) — MCQTISDHFTEAHLNCSTCYXCADKRSFAIGWDMNNSTDYWIEDEEDELNSVIDYNTYELLCEKNDVRNFSKLFLPVFYALAFTVGVAGNSLVVAIYAYCKKPKTKTDVYIMHLAIADLLLLFTLPFWAANAVQGWELGNAMCKLTSSLYTMNFSSSMLFLASISVDRYRATSESQGHRRTSKHCSVTCICVWLSAIFLSIPELIFNQVKKHNDRNECLPVFPMNMETLLKATIQILEIILEFLLPFLVMLICYSATARAIFRSANAKKTRPFMVLLAVVATFIITQLPYNIVKFWRAIDIIYMLITDCDVSKTIDITLQVTKSIALFHTCLNPLLYTFLGASFKTHIMKIAKNYGYWRRQQQNGRPEEISMNYEDHTEETISFTI; from the exons ATGTGTCAGACCATTTCAGATCATTTCACTGAAGCACATCTCAATTGCAGTACCTGCTACTAGTGCGCTGACAAAAGAAg CTTTGCCATCGGCTGGGATATGAATAACTCAACTGATTACTGGATtgaggatgaggaggatgagCTCAACTCTGTTATAGATTACAATACATATGAGcttctctgtgaaaaaaatgaTGTGAGAAATTTCAGTAAATTATTTCTCCCTGTGTTCTATGCATTGGCTTTCACTGTTGGAGTCGCTGGCAATTCATTAGTGGTCGCAATTTATGCCTATTGCAAGAAACCGAAGACTAAGACGGATGTGTACATCATGCATCTAGCCATTGCTGATTTGCTCTTGCTCTTTACACTCCCTTTTTGGGCTGCAAATGCAGTGCAGGGATGGGAACTTGGAAACGCCATGTGCAAGCTCACTTCTTCTCTGTACACCATGAATTTCAGCTCTAGCATGCTGTTCTTGGCCTCTATCAGTGTGGATAGATACAGGGCCACTTCTGAATCCCAGGGTCATAGAAGAACCAGTAAACACTGCAGTGTTACCTGCATCTGTGTCTGGCTATCTGCCATTTTTCTCAGTATCCCTGAACTGATATTTAATCAAGTCAAGAAACACAATGACAGGAATGAATGCCTTCCTGTATTTCCAATGAACATGGAAACACTCTTAAAAGCAACCATTCAAATCCTGGAAATTATCCTGgaatttctgcttcctttcctaGTAATGCTGATCTGCTATTCAGCTACTGCTCGAGCAATCTTTAGATCTGCAAATGCTAAAAAAACTAGACCTTTCATGGTTCTGCTGGCAGTAGTGGCTACTTTCATTATTACCCAGCTACCGTACAACATTGTTAAGTTCTGGCGAGCCATTGATATCATCTACATGCTGATTACTGACTGTGATGTGAGTAAAACCATAGACATCACACTCCAGGTCACCAAGAGCATAGCTTTGTTTCACACCTGCCTGAACCCTCTTCTCTACACCTTTCTGGGCGCCTCTTTTAAGACACATATtatgaaaatagcaaaaaattaTGGATACTGGAGAAGGCAACAACAGAACGGAAGACCTGAAGAAATTTCTATGAATTATGAAGACCATACTGAAGAAACAATTAGTTTCACCATATAG